Proteins co-encoded in one Flavivirga eckloniae genomic window:
- a CDS encoding carboxylesterase family protein, with translation MKKFIFSLVIVLSSFCVQTNAQAPYGTAGSHTAVRLDTAVDNPPYGFYEYLPQNFSTTSGEKYPIVFFYHGIGEKGNGSSDLAKVLKNGPPRRIEAGRHYPAIVISPQATYGYFNGADFLRLYNYFISKYPVDTDRVYVTGLSAGGGGTWRAAEAHPDKIAAIVPICGANRIGNPSAFLQKVPVWAHHNFLDRSVGKGLTIDNVNRIANTSGSVMDVYPFGPGNTVANTDYTMQFDIENQSWSAAMGVIKPEQNMCFTLYKKGNHDAWTKTYGNQAVMDWLFAQNLQNHTLNIPDVTVTENQKVKISVRHTNNELIIDADEAISEIACFDITGRQFLKQKNNTIKTERLPGPIIMIKVKTVQGKQGYSKVIIQ, from the coding sequence CACCTTACGGAACGGCAGGCTCTCACACTGCTGTAAGGTTGGATACTGCCGTAGATAACCCGCCTTATGGATTTTATGAGTACCTGCCTCAAAACTTTAGTACCACCTCAGGAGAAAAATACCCTATAGTTTTCTTTTACCATGGCATTGGCGAAAAAGGAAATGGATCTAGCGATTTGGCAAAAGTCCTTAAAAATGGCCCTCCAAGAAGAATTGAAGCAGGAAGGCATTATCCAGCTATTGTAATATCTCCGCAAGCGACCTATGGTTATTTTAATGGTGCAGACTTCTTAAGGTTGTATAATTATTTTATATCAAAATACCCCGTAGATACAGATAGAGTTTATGTAACAGGATTAAGTGCCGGTGGTGGTGGTACGTGGAGAGCAGCAGAAGCTCATCCTGATAAAATTGCAGCTATAGTGCCTATTTGTGGCGCAAATAGAATAGGAAACCCTTCAGCATTTCTACAAAAAGTACCTGTTTGGGCGCATCATAATTTCTTAGATCGTTCAGTTGGAAAAGGCTTGACCATAGATAATGTAAATAGAATAGCTAATACCTCTGGTAGCGTGATGGATGTATATCCTTTTGGACCTGGTAACACAGTTGCCAATACAGATTATACGATGCAATTCGATATAGAGAACCAAAGCTGGAGCGCTGCTATGGGCGTTATAAAACCAGAGCAAAACATGTGTTTTACGCTTTATAAGAAAGGAAATCATGATGCCTGGACCAAAACCTATGGCAACCAAGCTGTAATGGATTGGCTCTTTGCGCAAAACTTACAGAACCATACTTTAAACATTCCTGATGTTACCGTAACAGAAAATCAAAAAGTTAAAATATCTGTACGTCATACTAACAATGAGTTGATTATTGATGCAGACGAAGCAATAAGTGAAATTGCCTGTTTTGATATTACAGGTAGGCAATTTCTAAAACAAAAAAATAATACCATAAAAACAGAAAGACTTCCTGGACCAATAATTATGATAAAAGTTAAAACGGTACAAGGGAAACAAGGATATAGTAAAGTTATAATCCAATAA
- a CDS encoding BspA family leucine-rich repeat surface protein, giving the protein MNFSLKQQWNLILLVLTSITLLSCSSDDNNVIENPEFITTWKTTEANESILIPIFFGVDNNGETEEVYNYSVDWGDGSTDTNQTGSATHSYATAGTYTVSITGDFPRIYFPSDELGRFRLKIQSVENWGSQVWTSMNSAFSRCENLVVNAVDTPNLFKVTDMASMFFGAKNFNQDISRWNVSNVTDMSSMFSGAINFNQDLSTWDVSRVTTMVSMFKNATNFNQDLSKWDVSNVTGMGNMFRNAMNFKQDLSKWDVSKVTDMEDMFANVTLSTKHYDTLLDVWSKLTLQKGVKFSGINSTYCHGETARQKLINDFGWTITDGGKNCN; this is encoded by the coding sequence ATGAATTTTTCATTAAAACAACAGTGGAACTTAATATTACTTGTATTAACAAGTATCACATTGTTATCTTGTTCATCGGATGATAATAATGTAATAGAAAACCCGGAATTTATAACAACCTGGAAAACCACCGAAGCCAATGAGTCTATTCTGATACCAATTTTTTTTGGTGTTGACAATAATGGAGAAACAGAAGAAGTATATAATTACTCTGTAGATTGGGGAGATGGTAGTACAGATACTAACCAAACAGGTAGTGCAACTCATAGCTATGCTACAGCAGGCACCTATACCGTTTCCATAACAGGAGATTTTCCAAGAATATATTTCCCTTCAGATGAACTAGGTCGATTTCGTTTAAAAATACAAAGTGTAGAAAATTGGGGAAGCCAGGTATGGACTTCCATGAACAGTGCTTTTTCTCGTTGTGAAAATTTAGTAGTAAATGCTGTTGATACACCTAATTTATTTAAAGTAACCGATATGGCAAGTATGTTTTTTGGAGCTAAAAATTTTAATCAGGATATAAGTAGGTGGAATGTCTCTAACGTCACAGATATGAGTTCTATGTTTTCTGGAGCTATAAATTTTAATCAGGATTTGAGTACATGGGATGTATCTAGGGTGACTACCATGGTAAGTATGTTTAAGAATGCAACAAATTTTAATCAGGATTTGAGTAAATGGGATGTGTCTAATGTGACTGGCATGGGAAATATGTTTAGGAATGCAATGAATTTTAAACAGGATTTGAGTAAATGGGATGTATCTAAGGTGACTGATATGGAAGATATGTTTGCAAACGTAACGCTATCTACAAAACATTACGATACATTATTAGATGTCTGGAGTAAGCTTACACTACAAAAAGGAGTAAAATTTAGCGGAATTAACAGTACTTATTGTCATGGGGAAACCGCTAGACAAAAACTAATCAATGATTTCGGCTGGACTATTACCGATGGCGGTAAAAACTGTAACTAA